From Candidatus Zixiibacteriota bacterium, the proteins below share one genomic window:
- a CDS encoding MBL fold metallo-hydrolase: MNITILYDNESLTDGTQADWGFSCLIEHDGVKLLFDTGASGAILIENMRVLGVDPESIEEVFISHSHFDHSGGLSSFLDRNNRVKVYAPNELRGIKSAREVVYVDESFQLRDGFYSTGMLKGIEQSLAIRTEKGLVVVVGCAHPGVEAILNAVKPFGTAYALIGGLHGFAEYDILEPLSRVCPTHCTRHINEIRSLYPNKFISGGVGAEIDL, translated from the coding sequence ATGAATATCACGATACTCTACGACAATGAATCTCTAACAGACGGGACGCAGGCTGACTGGGGTTTTTCATGCCTGATCGAACATGACGGGGTAAAACTGCTTTTCGATACCGGCGCGAGCGGAGCGATTCTGATAGAAAACATGCGGGTGCTCGGAGTTGATCCGGAGTCGATCGAGGAGGTATTCATCTCGCATTCCCACTTCGACCATAGTGGCGGCTTATCGTCTTTCCTCGACCGGAACAACCGGGTGAAAGTGTATGCGCCCAATGAACTGCGGGGGATCAAATCCGCCCGCGAGGTGGTCTACGTCGATGAGTCGTTCCAACTCCGTGACGGTTTCTACAGCACCGGCATGTTGAAGGGTATCGAACAATCGCTGGCCATCCGAACGGAAAAAGGATTGGTCGTGGTGGTCGGATGCGCCCACCCCGGGGTGGAAGCCATTCTGAATGCCGTAAAACCGTTCGGAACGGCCTACGCCCTCATCGGCGGTTTACACGGATTCGCAGAATACGACATTCTGGAGCCGCTGTCCCGTGTTTGCCCCACTCATTGCACGCGACATATCAACGAGATCCGGTCGCTTTATCCAAACAAGTTCATATCAGGAGGAGTAGGAGCCGAAATCGACCTATAA
- a CDS encoding CGGC domain-containing protein — protein sequence MDKKIKIGIIICDRYRRCAGGKCLRALRDREGAFSKYKDSEVELVGYTTCDGCPGGNVEYTVDEMQKNGVQVVHLATGLIVGYPPCPYITDFHDYIKTKYGLEVVYGTHPIPQKYLNVHDPLGTWQSPEWKSIIEATLTDEKTRLSYD from the coding sequence ATGGATAAGAAAATCAAGATCGGGATAATAATTTGCGACCGCTACCGCCGGTGTGCCGGCGGCAAGTGCCTCAGAGCTTTGCGCGACCGCGAAGGTGCATTTAGTAAGTATAAGGATTCGGAAGTTGAACTGGTTGGTTACACGACCTGCGACGGATGCCCCGGCGGCAATGTCGAGTACACCGTGGATGAAATGCAGAAGAACGGCGTGCAGGTGGTACATCTTGCAACGGGCCTGATCGTGGGTTATCCCCCATGCCCGTACATCACTGATTTCCATGACTACATCAAAACTAAATACGGTCTCGAAGTCGTCTATGGCACACACCCGATCCCGCAGAAATACCTGAACGTCCACGACCCGCTGGGCACCTGGCAAAGTCCGGAGTGGAAAAGCATCATCGAGGCAACTTTGACCGACGAGAAAACTCGCCTCAGCTATGATTAA
- a CDS encoding nitroreductase family protein, producing the protein MLHNQVIDTLLNRKSIRKYTDQMPTDEEIETLVRAAQQAPFAGQMCSLLLKRKAPKAPFKAPLLFTVCIDIHKLEMIMRKRGWETGSCDLALFQFGVQDAVLMAENLVIAAESLGMGSCFIGDPPYRAGKIRDEYRLPERVFPIVQLVVGFPDENPPTRPRYPMEYFLFEDQYPELTEAMIDRAIEVMDRGYLAQDYYRKADYMVPLEQGKKETFTFERYSWTEHMSRKWGQWTRNPDRLIEGLKECGFDLTSGTDDD; encoded by the coding sequence ATGTTACACAACCAAGTCATCGACACCCTTCTGAATCGTAAGTCGATTCGCAAATACACCGATCAAATGCCGACGGACGAGGAGATAGAAACACTGGTGCGAGCGGCACAACAGGCGCCGTTTGCCGGGCAAATGTGCTCCCTGCTGCTTAAGAGAAAAGCACCGAAAGCTCCCTTCAAGGCGCCGCTCCTGTTCACGGTCTGTATCGACATTCACAAGCTCGAGATGATCATGCGCAAGCGTGGTTGGGAAACCGGATCGTGCGATCTGGCGCTGTTCCAGTTTGGCGTTCAGGACGCGGTGCTGATGGCGGAAAATCTCGTCATTGCCGCCGAAAGCCTGGGAATGGGAAGTTGTTTTATCGGTGATCCCCCCTATCGGGCCGGCAAGATTCGTGACGAGTACCGCCTGCCCGAACGGGTCTTCCCCATCGTCCAGCTCGTCGTGGGTTTCCCCGATGAAAACCCGCCGACACGTCCGCGATATCCCATGGAGTATTTTCTCTTTGAAGATCAGTACCCGGAATTGACCGAGGCCATGATCGACCGTGCCATAGAGGTAATGGACCGCGGCTATCTTGCCCAGGATTACTACCGCAAGGCCGACTATATGGTGCCGCTGGAGCAGGGAAAGAAAGAGACCTTTACGTTTGAACGATACAGTTGGACGGAACACATGAGTCGTAAATGGGGACAATGGACGCGCAATCCCGATCGCCTCATAGAAGGACTCAAGGAGTGTGGCTTCGATCTGACGAGCGGTACGGATGACGACTAA
- a CDS encoding ARMT1-like domain-containing protein, with product MKTYLDCIPCFFEQALRAGRVATDDERVLKHLLDELGRLLKDISLDSTPPETGRLVYQLVNRITGNPDPFKGLKRESTVKALSLYPQMKQVIEQADDRLLTAIRIAIAGNIIDFGPSGTFDIEATLDDALTRNFAVCDYEIFKRDLATAGQILYIGDNAGETVFDRLLIEQLDKPTLFVVREQPILNDATREDALEAGIDKVATIVSSGADAPGAVLNTCSPEFRKMLEEAEFIIAKGQGNYEALSNYHRPIFFLLKAKCKLIADDLGVSIGDIILKGINV from the coding sequence ATGAAGACATATCTCGATTGTATCCCCTGCTTTTTCGAGCAGGCTCTTCGCGCCGGACGAGTCGCGACCGACGATGAACGTGTACTCAAGCATCTCCTCGATGAACTCGGCCGGTTATTGAAGGATATCTCGCTCGACAGCACACCGCCGGAAACGGGTCGACTGGTCTACCAACTGGTGAATCGGATAACGGGGAATCCCGATCCGTTCAAAGGATTGAAACGGGAAAGCACGGTCAAAGCTCTTTCCCTTTATCCTCAAATGAAACAAGTGATCGAGCAGGCGGACGACCGCCTGCTTACCGCGATTCGCATTGCCATTGCCGGGAATATTATCGACTTCGGCCCGAGCGGGACGTTCGATATCGAAGCCACGCTCGACGATGCCTTAACTCGTAATTTTGCCGTCTGTGACTACGAGATTTTCAAGAGAGATCTGGCCACGGCCGGGCAAATCTTGTACATCGGAGATAACGCCGGCGAAACGGTGTTCGACCGTCTTCTTATCGAACAGTTGGACAAACCGACGTTATTCGTCGTACGTGAGCAACCTATTTTGAACGATGCCACCCGAGAAGATGCGCTGGAAGCGGGGATCGACAAGGTGGCCACAATCGTGTCCTCCGGCGCCGATGCCCCCGGAGCCGTTCTCAATACATGTAGTCCCGAGTTCAGGAAGATGTTGGAAGAAGCGGAATTCATAATCGCCAAGGGGCAGGGCAACTACGAGGCTTTGTCCAACTATCACCGCCCGATCTTCTTTTTATTGAAGGCCAAATGTAAGTTGATAGCCGATGATCTCGGCGTTTCCATCGGCGACATTATCCTCAAAGGGATCAACGTATAG
- a CDS encoding pyridoxal phosphate-dependent aminotransferase — MSEEPRISNRVAQISKSAIHEMTRLSKEVEDVAFLSWAKPTSDTPEHIKEGAVRAIRDGRVGGYSENSGLPQLREAIVNKLSRDNDVKAGIAQILVTVGAIEGLSAAVMAVIDPGDEVLLFTPTYSTHIRQVVMASGKPVLIPTIEEEGFALDFDAIKKSITPRTRAMICCSPNNPTGTVFSEQQLRDLAALALEHNLVIITDEAYEYFVFDGHRHFSLASIPELKKHVISCYTFTKTYAMTGWRIGYLHADETWIPQITKAHIPFAICAPVVSQYAALAALEGPQDCVAEFRAHYQAARDLMCQRLDELDSVFSYQKPHGSYLMFPRILLDEGKDSTAFCKRLLQENKVSTTPGIAFGPTGESHLRLSFCVPPEEVNKAFDRIKANYP; from the coding sequence ATGAGCGAAGAACCCAGAATATCAAATCGAGTTGCACAGATATCGAAATCGGCTATTCACGAAATGACCCGGCTTTCCAAAGAGGTTGAAGATGTCGCTTTTTTGTCCTGGGCCAAACCGACCTCCGACACCCCCGAGCATATCAAGGAGGGCGCAGTCAGAGCAATCAGGGACGGACGTGTCGGCGGATATTCCGAGAACTCCGGTCTGCCGCAACTACGCGAAGCCATCGTAAATAAATTATCGAGAGACAATGATGTGAAGGCCGGCATTGCTCAGATCCTGGTAACGGTAGGCGCTATCGAGGGATTGTCGGCGGCGGTCATGGCCGTAATCGATCCGGGTGACGAAGTGTTGTTGTTCACGCCGACTTATTCTACCCATATTCGGCAGGTGGTAATGGCCTCCGGCAAACCGGTGCTAATTCCAACGATCGAAGAAGAAGGATTCGCTCTCGATTTCGATGCGATCAAAAAGAGCATCACTCCGAGAACGCGAGCGATGATCTGTTGCTCACCCAATAATCCGACCGGTACGGTTTTTTCGGAACAACAATTGCGCGATCTGGCCGCACTCGCTCTCGAACACAATCTCGTGATCATTACCGATGAAGCGTATGAGTATTTCGTTTTCGACGGCCACCGGCATTTCTCCCTCGCATCGATTCCCGAGTTGAAAAAACACGTGATAAGTTGTTATACGTTCACGAAAACCTACGCGATGACCGGGTGGCGTATCGGTTACCTGCATGCGGATGAAACATGGATTCCACAAATCACCAAAGCCCATATCCCTTTCGCTATTTGTGCACCGGTCGTTTCGCAGTATGCGGCTCTTGCCGCGTTGGAAGGACCGCAGGACTGTGTCGCGGAATTCAGGGCTCATTACCAGGCGGCACGGGATCTCATGTGTCAACGACTGGATGAATTGGATTCGGTGTTTTCGTATCAGAAGCCGCATGGCTCCTACCTCATGTTCCCCAGGATTCTGCTCGATGAAGGAAAGGATTCGACCGCTTTCTGTAAAAGACTCCTGCAAGAGAACAAAGTCTCAACAACTCCGGGAATTGCTTTCGGTCCAACCGGTGAAAGCCATCTGCGACTGTCTTTCTGTGTCCCGCCCGAAGAAGTCAACAAAGCTTTTGACCGGATCAAGGCCAACTACCCTTGA
- a CDS encoding DsrE/DsrF/DrsH-like family protein, with amino-acid sequence MDNESTFPKKRVALVCTNFSMQSAFGLLIIALNSARLGFETMIYFTFEGLHMIRPGHLEQLRYYPTGVDPSGAEVDRYTSELRDKMDRKDIPFVEDMLQMAQFEGVRFLACKTSVDLFDLGKEDFIEGVEIMLAGDFMKQATGSDLHLMF; translated from the coding sequence ATGGATAATGAATCGACCTTCCCAAAAAAGAGAGTCGCGTTAGTCTGTACTAACTTCAGTATGCAAAGCGCCTTTGGTTTGTTGATTATCGCTCTTAATTCCGCACGATTGGGTTTTGAGACGATGATCTACTTCACTTTTGAAGGCCTGCACATGATTCGTCCCGGGCATCTCGAACAACTGCGTTATTACCCGACCGGGGTTGATCCGTCCGGCGCCGAGGTGGACCGCTACACATCGGAACTCCGGGATAAAATGGATCGCAAGGACATTCCCTTCGTCGAGGACATGCTCCAGATGGCGCAGTTCGAGGGTGTCAGGTTTCTGGCTTGCAAAACGAGTGTTGATTTGTTCGACCTAGGAAAGGAAGACTTCATCGAAGGCGTAGAGATCATGCTTGCCGGTGATTTCATGAAACAGGCGACTGGCTCGGATCTTCATCTCATGTTCTGA